The genomic segment GTCGCGCCGACCACAGCGCGACCTCGCTGTCCTGACCCGTGGCGTGAGCCTCGAGAACGATCGCGGGCCGACCCTCGTCGTCCCCGTCGGCTTCGGCGACCTCGATCCGGTCGATGCTGCCGTCGCGGCTGCGCTCGAACTGCTCGGCCAGGCGGATCAGCGCGCTGAGGATGCGGAGCCGCCTGTCGTCACCGTCGATCGCCAGGTCGCCGAGCTCCGAGCTGCTCGGCGACCCCTTGCGGTGGTAGCGCGCGATCAGGGAGATCAGGATGACCTCGCGCGGTGTCCAGCCTGGTAGTCCAGCGCTCTGGATGAGGTAGCGCGAGTGGTGGTGATGGTCGTCGTAGCCGACGGCGACGCCGATGTCGTGGAGCGCGCAGGCGGCGATCAGCAACGCGCGCTCCGGGTCGGCGAGCTCGTGCGCGCCGAGCCGCTTGAGCCCGTCGAACATCTGCCCCGACAGCCTCGCCACGTGTTCGGTGTGGGCGCCGTCGACCGCGTAGCGGTGCGCCAGGTTGGCGACCGATGCGCTCCTGACGTCCTCGAACAGCGGCGGGTCGGAGTCGGCCAGGAGCCGCTCGCAGAAGAGTCCCTCGCGGATCCCGGCCTCGGTGATCTCGACCGCGTCGAAGCCGCCCTCGCGAAGTGCGGTCTCGAGCACGAGGGCGCCGCCGAGGATGACGTCGCCGCGGTCGGGCTTGATCCCGCCGACGTCGCCGCGCTCCGAGGCCGGTAGCGACGCGAGCTCGGCGATCAGCTCCTCGAGCTCGCCGAGCTCGAGCTCGAAGCCCTGGCCGTCGACGTGTGGTACGTCGCGCTTCTTCATCACCGCGGCGGCGAGGTTTCGAATCGTCCCGCCGATTCCGACGAGCCGGCCTCCCCCCTCCCACCAGCCGAGCGCCTCGAGCTCGCGAGCGGCATGCTTGCGGAGCTTCCCGAGCTGCTTCTTCGTCGGCTCCTCGTCGGGCAGGAAGCGCTCGGAGACACGCACCGAACCGAGCCGCAGCGACTCGACGGCCGCGAGGTCGCGCTCCTCGATACGCATCGCCTGGATCGAACCTCCGCCGATGTCGAGTCCGAACCCGTCGACGATCGTCGAGGAGTTGCAGATCGCGAGGTAGCCCAGCCGACCCTCGCGCTCACCGTCGATCAACTGCGGGCGGATGTGCGAGGTCCGCTCTCGGATCGGGCCGAGCAGGCGCTCGCGGTTGGGCGCGTCGCGGATCGCCGAGGTCGCCACCGTCTCGACGTCCGTGATCCCGCTCGCGCGGCAGAAGCCGTCGAACACGGCGGCGGTGTGGATGCCGCGCTCGATGGCGTCGGTATCGAGCGCGCCGTCCTCGTCGATCCCGGCGCCGATCCGAACGGACTCCCGGATCTCGTCGGACATCGTCCACCAGGTGGTGCCGGGCTCGTAGTCGAAGACGACGATCCGCCACGAGTTCGACCCCATGTCGACGACCGCCATCCGCTCCACCGCCGTTCGCTCCACCCCCTGGACTATGCCTGCCGCGGCGGCTGTGTCTACTCTGCGGCGCGGTGAAGGGACGCGTGTTCGAGGAGTTGCGAGGTCACTACGGCGCCCTGCTCGCGGTGCTGCTGTGCTCGATCGTGTTCCAGCTCGGGGCGCCGGACTCGGAGTTCGCACGGGTCATCGTGATCGCGCTGCAGGGGTTCGCGCTCGTCCTCGCCTTCCTGGCCGCCGGCGTGCGGCGCGTGATCGTGATCCCGGTCGCCGCGCTGGCGATCCTGGCGGTCGGCGGGGCGGTTCTCGCCGTCTCGTCGACGGGCCTCGACGAGCTCCCGGCTCGCCTCGTGACGCTGATCCTCATCGCCACGGGACCCGTGGCGATCGCCCTCGGCCTCGTCCGGGGGATTCGCGCCAACGGGATCACGCTCCAGACGATGTTCGGGACGCTCTGCCTCTACCTGTTCATCGGCCTGCTCTTCTCCGGCACCTATGGCGCGATCGGTGCCGGCGAGGGCACGGCGTTCTTCGGCCGAGAGTCGCTCGACGTCCCGTCGAACTTCCTCTACTTCTCCTACGCGACGCTGACGACGGTCGGCTACGGCGACCTCGCCGCCGCGACCGACGTCGGGCGCTCGTTCGCGATCCTCGAGGCGCTGCTGGGCCAGATCTACATGGTCACCGTCGTCGCGCTGATCGTCGGCAACCTGCACCGCCGGCGCGACCCCGCGCCTTAACCCGGAGCGTCGCGAACCGCGATCGTCATCCGCACGACGGCCAGCAGCCGGCCGGCGCCATCGGTGAAGTCGCAGTCCCAGATCCAGGTCGAGCGGCCACGGTGACGGGCGCGAGCGTCGCACGTGACCTCGCCGTCGCTCGCGGGTCGTATGAAGCTCGCCTGGTTGGACTGCCCCATCGCGATCCGCCCGTCGGCCGCCACGGCGACGGCCGTCCCGATCGAGCAGGCGCTCTCGGCGACCGCCGAGTAGACGCCGCCGTGGACTATCCCGAACGGCTGGCGGACGGCGTCGGTGACGTCGAAGCGGGCCACGACATGCCCGTCGGCCTCCTCGACCCCGCGCTCGATCGTGGCGCCGAAGTGCTCCATCACGCGGTCGGGACCGATGTCCTCGAGCTTCAGCGGCGGCGCCATCCAGCGCAGCGTACCCGGGTTAGAGCTCGGTGAAGGCAGGGGCCCTAACCGCCTGCAGCGGGGGCTGAAAGCCCTAGGCTGACGGTCGCCATGGCACTCGGAGCCGAAGCACAGGCCGTGATCCAGCTGCTGCTGGTACAGCGGCAGAGCTACGCCGACATCGCCGGCCTGCT from the Thermoleophilia bacterium SCSIO 60948 genome contains:
- a CDS encoding Ppx/GppA family phosphatase, with protein sequence MERTAVERMAVVDMGSNSWRIVVFDYEPGTTWWTMSDEIRESVRIGAGIDEDGALDTDAIERGIHTAAVFDGFCRASGITDVETVATSAIRDAPNRERLLGPIRERTSHIRPQLIDGEREGRLGYLAICNSSTIVDGFGLDIGGGSIQAMRIEERDLAAVESLRLGSVRVSERFLPDEEPTKKQLGKLRKHAARELEALGWWEGGGRLVGIGGTIRNLAAAVMKKRDVPHVDGQGFELELGELEELIAELASLPASERGDVGGIKPDRGDVILGGALVLETALREGGFDAVEITEAGIREGLFCERLLADSDPPLFEDVRSASVANLAHRYAVDGAHTEHVARLSGQMFDGLKRLGAHELADPERALLIAACALHDIGVAVGYDDHHHHSRYLIQSAGLPGWTPREVILISLIARYHRKGSPSSSELGDLAIDGDDRRLRILSALIRLAEQFERSRDGSIDRIEVAEADGDDEGRPAIVLEAHATGQDSEVALWSARRNVQLLADSLGRSVEVREAAAA
- a CDS encoding PaaI family thioesterase; the protein is MEHFGATIERGVEEADGHVVARFDVTDAVRQPFGIVHGGVYSAVAESACSIGTAVAVAADGRIAMGQSNQASFIRPASDGEVTCDARARHRGRSTWIWDCDFTDGAGRLLAVVRMTIAVRDAPG